In a genomic window of Leptotrichia hongkongensis:
- a CDS encoding pyridoxal phosphate-dependent aminotransferase, with the protein MYINPIIEGIEISDIRKIHERLINYKNVINMTIGEPDIDVPQEIKEAVAYHALNSRIKYSPVGGMPELREKIAKYYNEQFLGNYNAQNVLVTVGSTEGLASVLKSILAKDDEVIIPTPAYVGYEPLITISEAKTKFVDLEENNFVLTKEILEENITDKTKLIILTYPNNPSGITLAEEEMVKIVRFLKKKKIYLISDEIYAAITFEKFTSFAKFSDELKEQLIIINGFSKSHSMTGYRLGYIIADEKLQNQVKKVSQYNVTSASTLSQYGAIAALDKCSDTAKISEIYKNRVEYFVNGLEKLGFECLKPKGAFYVFATYKNIEKFKNMKSFDFVLDLLEKTELAIVPGITFQVEGYVRFSIVHDIPVLEEAIKRLEKYIKEK; encoded by the coding sequence ATGTATATAAATCCAATTATTGAAGGAATTGAAATTTCTGATATTAGGAAAATTCACGAAAGACTAATAAATTATAAAAATGTGATAAATATGACAATAGGGGAGCCTGATATCGATGTTCCGCAGGAAATTAAAGAGGCTGTGGCGTATCATGCCTTAAATAGTAGAATAAAATATTCTCCTGTGGGAGGGATGCCTGAATTAAGAGAAAAGATTGCCAAATACTATAATGAGCAGTTTTTGGGAAATTACAATGCTCAAAACGTTCTGGTGACAGTTGGTTCTACAGAAGGGCTTGCTTCGGTTTTGAAAAGTATTTTGGCAAAAGATGATGAAGTGATTATTCCAACTCCTGCCTATGTGGGATATGAGCCATTGATTACGATTTCTGAGGCGAAAACTAAATTTGTTGACTTGGAAGAAAATAATTTTGTATTGACGAAAGAGATTTTGGAAGAAAATATTACTGATAAAACTAAATTAATAATTTTGACATATCCGAATAATCCATCTGGAATTACGCTTGCAGAAGAGGAAATGGTTAAAATTGTGAGATTTTTGAAGAAAAAAAAGATTTACTTGATAAGTGATGAAATTTATGCAGCGATTACTTTTGAGAAATTTACTTCCTTTGCAAAATTTTCTGATGAATTGAAGGAACAGCTTATTATAATTAATGGATTTTCAAAATCACATTCAATGACAGGCTACAGACTAGGCTATATTATTGCCGATGAAAAATTACAGAATCAAGTGAAAAAAGTTAGCCAGTACAATGTAACAAGTGCGTCAACATTGTCACAATATGGAGCGATTGCAGCCCTTGATAAATGTTCTGATACAGCGAAAATTTCTGAAATTTATAAAAATAGAGTGGAATATTTTGTAAATGGGCTAGAAAAATTAGGTTTTGAATGTTTAAAACCTAAAGGGGCATTTTATGTTTTTGCAACTTACAAGAATATTGAGAAGTTTAAAAATATGAAATCATTTGATTTTGTTCTTGATTTATTGGAAAAAACGGAACTTGCGATTGTACCTGGAATTACGTTTCAAGTAGAGGGGTATGTGAGATTTTCGATTGTGCATGATATTCCAGTATTGGAAGAGGCTATAAAGAGGTTGGAAAAGTATATAAAAGAGAAGTAA
- a CDS encoding lipopolysaccharide biosynthesis protein yields the protein MDNKNQQTIDASMIIKIIYKNKFLIALTTIIVVILSTAFVFVNKSFKSDITLYGNDKVLTEIGENSQSSLNSFDFYSYLKKNSKTLRNVNLPEDKFFKEMTTRLTAQSENNDPTVKVKFTTNNKTEGENFAKEYPALAQGYLLERKNNFLDTQIKLLEQQYSFLTQNIDIRTTKDSLTDTLVSRLAYYRLLRNDSNPVVKYVNSITKPALNKKLVIAGSLFLGLLLGILIAFMKEFSTTLDWEDIKKRKN from the coding sequence ATGGATAATAAAAATCAGCAAACAATTGACGCTAGTATGATAATTAAGATCATTTATAAAAATAAATTTTTAATCGCCTTAACTACGATAATAGTTGTGATACTTTCCACAGCTTTTGTCTTTGTAAACAAATCCTTTAAATCAGACATTACTCTTTATGGAAATGATAAAGTCCTTACTGAAATTGGAGAAAATTCACAGTCTTCATTAAATTCTTTTGACTTTTACTCTTACTTGAAAAAAAATTCAAAAACTTTGAGAAATGTAAATTTGCCAGAGGATAAATTCTTTAAGGAAATGACAACAAGATTGACAGCACAGTCTGAAAATAATGATCCAACAGTAAAAGTAAAATTCACTACAAATAATAAAACTGAAGGGGAAAATTTTGCAAAAGAGTACCCAGCACTTGCACAAGGCTATCTGCTTGAAAGAAAAAATAACTTTTTGGATACACAAATAAAATTATTGGAGCAACAATACAGCTTTTTAACACAAAATATTGACATACGAACTACAAAAGACTCATTAACAGATACGTTAGTTTCAAGATTGGCATATTATCGTCTATTAAGAAATGACTCAAATCCAGTTGTTAAATATGTAAATTCCATAACAAAACCTGCATTGAATAAAAAGCTGGTTATAGCTGGTTCTCTGTTTTTAGGACTACTTTTAGGAATTTTAATTGCATTTATGAAAGAATTTTCTACTACATTAGACTGGGAAGACATTAAAAAAAGAAAAAATTAA